The Streptomyces collinus DNA segment CGTCCGGTTCAGCCGCAGCACCTTGGACAGCAGCAGCGGGCCGAACCCGGTGACCGTCGCCCGGACGGGGATGCCGCGCCCGATGCCGCCCAGGGCGTAGTACTCGGCCGGGAACCCGGTCGCCGTCCAGCGCTGGTGGACGTCCGCGGCCCGGCCCTCGACCCGCGTGTCCGGGTGGCCCGGCGCGGCGATCCCGGACAGGTCCCCCTTGATGTCGGCGAGGAAGACCGGCACGCCCTGGGCGGACAGCTGCTCGGCGATCAGCTGGAGCGTCTTGGTCTTGCCGGTGCCGGTGGCGCCGGCGACCAGCCCGTGGCGGTTGAGCATCGCCAGCGGCACCCGGACCTGCGCGTCCGGCAGGCACTGTCCGTCCCACAGCAGGGCGCCCAGATGGAGGGCCGGGCCGGAGAAGGCGTAGCCGGAGGCGATCCGCAGGGCCTCCTGGGGAAGGGCGGCGGCGCGCGCGGACACCTCCGGGGCGGAGGCCGACGGCATGGTCTCGCGGTCCGGCATATTCAGGCCCCTGTTCCCGGTTCGTTCCGCCTTGTGGTGATTTTTTCAGCGTCGCACTCGCCCGCCATGGCTGCGCCCGGAAGGTCTTGACCGGTAGGCTTTCCGTGTGATCTTCAAGCGCATCGGAAACGGCCGGCCGTACCCCGACCACGGCCGGGAAAGCACCCGGCAGTGGGCGGACGTCGCGCCGCGCCCGGTCCGCCTCGATCAGCTCGTGACGACCAAGGGTCAGCTCGATCTGGAAACACTGCTCGCCGAGGACTCCACGTTCTACGGCGACCTCTTCGCGCACGTCGTGAAGTGGCAGGGCGACCTGTACCTGGAGGACGGGCTGCACCGCGCGGTGCGGGCGGCGCTCCAGCAGCGCCAGGTGCTGCACGCGCGCGTGCTCGAACTGGACTGATCCCCGCCGGTCGCGGGTTGGCCCTTTCGGGTTCCGCCGGGCGACATCGAATGATCATCTAGTAGGCATCGCCGCCCGGGCGCACTACGCTGCGCTCATGAGCATGCTGACTCCCCCCGGCATGGGCGGCAAGTACCGCATCAAGGGCAACAAGCACCCCCGGATGCGCCGGCCCCGGCGGCGCGGCAGGCTCGTCGTCCTGACCGTCGCGTCCGTCGTCGTCCTCGGCGTGGGCGGCTGGGGCACGCTGCAGCTCATCGACGTTTTCACCGGCGGTGGCAAGAAGGCTTCGGCGGCCGGTGACGGGACGGACTGCGGCACCACGACCAAGGCGAGCCCCTCGCCCAGCGCCAAGCCCCTGCCCCAGCCGCGCACGATCACCGTCAACGTCCTCAACGCCACCACCCGCGGCGGTCTGGCGAAGAAGACGGCCGACGAGCTGAAGAAGCGCGGCTTCAAGATCGGCGACGTGGGCAACGCGACCGAGCAGTACGACAAGAAGGTCAAGGGCACCGGTCTGCTGCTCGGCCCCGCCGCCGCGCTCGACACCTCGCTGCCCGTGCTCGGCACCCAGCTCCCGGGCGCCGAACGGCGTACCGAGGCGGCCCGCAAGGGCGCCGCCGTCGACCTCGTGATCGGGGACGGCTTCAAGGAGCTGGCGAAGAAGCCGGACGCCGACCGGGCACTGACGAAGCTCGCCACGCCCGAGCCGGCGCCCACGACGAAGAAGGGCTGCTGAGAGGCCCCTCCGGCCTACTCGGCCGCCCCGTACATGCGGTCGCCCGCGTCGCCGAGGCCCGGGACGATGTAGCCGTGCTCGTTCAGGTGCTCGTCGACCGAGGCGGTCACGACCGTCACCGGCGTGCCCGCGAGCTCGCGCTCCATGATCTCGACGCCCTCCGGGGCGGCCAGCAGCACCACCGCGGTCACGTCGTCGGCGCCGCGCCGGATCAGCTCCTGGATCGCCGCGACCAGCGTGCCGCCGGTGGCGAGCATCGGGTCGAGCACGTACACCTGACGCCCCGACAGGTCCTCCGGCATCCGCGTCGCGTACGTGGAGGCCTGGAGCGTCTCCTCGTTGCGGATCATGCCGAGGAAGCCCACCTCGGCGGTCGGCAGCAGCCGGACCATGCCGTCCAGCATGCCGAGCCCGGCCCGCAGGATCGGCACCACCAGCGGGCGCGGGTGGGACAGCTTGACGCCCGTGGTCCGCGCGACCGGCGTCTGGATGTCGACCTGTTCGGTGCGCACGTCACGCGTGGCCTCGTAGGCGAGCAGGGTGACCAGCTCGTCGGCGAGACGGCGGAAGGTCGCGGAGTCGGTGCGCTGGTCGCGCAGCGTGGTGAGCTTGTGGGCGACCAGAGGGTGGTCGACGACGTGGAGACGCATGTCCACAACATTAACCGGGCGGGGTACCCCGGACCGCACGGCGAGCCCGCCGTCCGGCCCTCACCCGGTCACCGGCGTCAAACGGCCCGTCCGGGGGAAGGCGGAAGGGACGGACTGGGGGTGGTGAACCTGATGCCCGACCGGAAATTCCGAGACGATCCGTCGCCGCGCACGCGGCCGGGGACGGGCCCGGAGCCCGACCTGACGAACGGGACCGACGAGTCCGACGCCGAGCGCCGCCGGCGTCGCGCCCGGTTCCTGCGCGATCTGGCGGAGGCCCGGGAGCTGCGCGACCGCGTCCAGCCGCGCCGCGCCAAGACGGCCCGGCTGCGGCACGCCATGCGCATGCGCACCTTCCGCTGGTAGGAAACGGGTGGGAGATCCCCCGGCAAAGATCACGAACCGCGCGGCGATTGTCGCGGGTGACCGTGCGTGGAGCGGGGCAAAGCCGCGTACGATCCGCAGGTGGCGGCAACGGGCGTGTGAAGGGAACTGCTCAACACAGGGAGCCGAAGACGTCCCCTGAACGCCTTGTTTCTGCCACGATTCCGAGTGGGTGGGGCTCGGACGAGCACTCCCCGCCCGTAACCTCCGCCGGGGGGACCCCCAACCGGCACGCCTAAGACCAGTGGGAGAGTCACGGTGTACTTCGCCGCACTGCTCGCGCGCACCGAAGACGGGTGGGAAGCGAGCGACACAGAGCTCGACGATGTGGAGACCCTGTCGGATCTGGCCGACCTGGCCCGTGAAGCCTCCCCCGACGAGGACACGGTGCTCGTGCTCATCGAGCAGGAGGACGCCTGGTTCGGGGTCGTCCGCGTGGACGGCGAGGAGGACCCTCGCATCTACGTCTCGGACGCCGCCGCCGCTGCCCGCAGCAGCTACGGCGAGATCCTGCTCACCGACGAGCTGCTGGGCCGCGATCCGGACGACGGGGACGACCTCGACGCCCTCGACCTCGACGGCACCGAGGACGGTGAATCCGACGAGGACGACGATGACGCCGAGGACGGCGCCGGGCCCGCCGGCTCCGCCGAGTCCGTGCCGCACGGCCCGGTCGGCGACGCCCTGATCCTCGACGACCTCGGCGTGAGCGAGAAGGAACTGCGCCTGATGTCGACGGAAGCCGTCACCGAGATCGCCGAGTCCCTGGGCGCCTCGGAGACCCTGGAGACCGTCCGCTGACCGGTCGTACCACCGCGGGGCCGCCGGATCCGGTCCGTGACCCCTGGCGGCCCGCGATGCGACTCGCCCTGGACGAGGCCGCCGAGGCCGTCCGGGGCGGGGACGTCCCCGTCGGCGCCGTCGTCCTGGCCCCGGACGGCGCGACCGTGCTCGCGGCCGGGCACAACGAACGCGAGGCCGGCGGCGATCCGACGGCCCACGCGGAGCTCCTCGCCCTGCGGCGGGCCGCGGCCGCCCTCGGCGCGTGGCGGCTCGCCGGCTGCACCCTCGTGGTCACGCTGGAGCCCTGCACGATGTGCGCGGGCGCGATCCAGCAGTCCCGCGTCGACCGGCTCGTCTACGGCGCCCGCGACGAGAAGGCGGGCGCGGCCGGTTCCCTCTGGGATCTGGTCCGCGACCGGCGGCTCAACCACCGGCCCGAGGTGATCGAGGGCGTGCTCGCCGAGGAGTGCGCCGGGCTGCTCACGGCGTTCTTCCGGGGCCGCTGAATACCGATTTCAAAGCATGCGGCTCCTTGCTGTAAGGTCTCCCTCGGTAGCGTGTCCGAGCGGCCGAAGGAGCTCGCCTCGAAAGCGAGTGTGGCGCAAGTCACCGAGGGTTCAAATCCCTCCGCTACCGCAGGTAGACGAAGGGTCCGGCTCGATGAGCCGGACCCTTCGCGCGTCTCCGTCTCAGTTCCCGTCTCGATTGAGCTTCTCCCATCCGGCGGGCGTCTTGTCTCCGGCCGCGACAGGAGGCTCAGTCGATCCGAGTGTGTGAACGGGCTTCGTCTCAGCCGTCGGCCTGCCGGGCGAACTGTCCCCACGCAACGATCTTGGGTCTGGGTACGTAGCCGTTCACGTCCTCTACCGAGAGGACTAGTGCAAACGGTTCGGAGGTGTCGATACGTCGGGTGAGCTGCCTGGCGAAGTCCGGGGACAGGACAGCGGGTGCAGCCATGGTGGCCGGGTAGGCGCAACCTGCCATCATGATCAATCTACTGCGGGGCTCAAAGGGGTTCCAGGCAAAAATCACTAGTGCATGATCCTGCTCAACTTCTCCACTCGCACCCCTCGCCTCACCGAAGGACGCACTGCCATCTCGGGCCACGATCCTGTAATGGTCGCCAACGATTTGAAATGCGTATGGTGCATCCAATCTGCTCGCATACGTCTTCCATACCTCGTTCATCGCCGGCCCCCCGATGACGACTAGGTTGTCATCCGCATGTCCAGCCATGTTGAAGTCAGACGACCTCACAGTTCCGATCGAATGGATCTTGAGATCCCGGGTGAGACTGAGGCGGATGTTCATGGCTGCCAGGGCATCCGCCTCGAAGAGCGTTCTTCTGTCACGTGCAGTGCCAACTACAGCAGTCACAGGCGCGTGACGCTCTATGCGGCACAGGCGAGCGACCGGACGGCGGTTGCGGTAGTACGTAAGGACAGTGCGAGCCAGCAATCCGATCAAAAAAGCTATCAGCGAGGCCGCTAGATTGATCGCAAGATCAAGTGACACGGCTTACTCTCCCCCGATTCATTCTTCGACACCGCACCAGTGGCACCCCAGCTCGGTGCGTGCCAGTAAGCATGACTGACCCGCACTGAGCTGAGAAGACCGCTAGTAGGCCAGCAGTACCGAAGCGACCCGCTCATAAGCGGACGTGCCCATATGGGCAGATAAGCCTGCCATCACTGCTTCATTGGGGGAGTACGACTGAACTGGCAGACTGCCTGTCGTCGTCATTCGAACCGTCGACCGGCTTCCAAATGAGCCCGTCGACCCGTTGTGCGACGTCGCTCCGGACGGAGTCCACCATGTGTTGGTACCGCGCGGCCATGGCCGTGGTGTGGTCGACCAGCCCATGAGCCCCATCACGGCCCGCTCTGAGACGCCAAGGATCAAGGGGACTGTGGCGGCGGAATGACGAGCGTCGTGCAGGCGGCCGTCTCGTACCCTCGCGTCGTCAAGCAATTCCTTCCAGTCGTCGTAGTCCGTTCGGGGTGATGTGCCTCGCCTGGTCGGCGTAGCGAAGAGCCATCCTTCGTCTGCCCAATGAGGGCCGGCCGCGGCGCGTTCGGCCTGCTGCTTGGCCTGGTGGGTGCGCAGCAAGTCCACGAGTTGCCCGGGCAGCCCCACGGCGCGCCGTCCGGCGCGAGACTTTGTGTCGGCCGTCTCCGGATTGGTCCGCTGACGCTGCGGGCAGTAGCCGGCTTTCCTGCCGCAGGTGTCGCCGCACCCGTGGGCGTAACGCGGCCGGCGGCGACTCCGCCGGACCATCAGGACGCCCCGGTCAAGATCGACGTCCGCCCACCTGAGGCCAAGCGCCTCGCCTTGGCGTAGTCCGAGGGCAAGCGCGACGGCCCAGCGCGCGGAGTTACGCCGACTGTCCGCCGCGCGCAACAACCGCTGCACCTCGTCAACCGTGAGGCTGAACGACTTAGAACGTCCCTCTGACCAGCACGAACAGACCTCGAAAGCGAGTGTGGCGCAAGTCACCGAGGGTTCAAATCCCTCCGCTACCGCTTGAGAAGGGCCCCGTCGACAGACGGGGCCCTTCGTGCGATCAGCCTCTTCGTGTGCTCGGCCCTTCGTGCGATCATGTGCGCTGCATGGGACACCAGTGACAGGGGAGGCCGCGATGGCGGTGAACGCGAAGAAGGTCGCCGTCTACGCCGTTGTGGTCTTCGCGTTGTACGTGATCATCACGGACCCGAGAACGGCGGCCGACTACGTCCTCATAGGGTTCCAGGGCATATCGGACGCCGCCGGGGCGCTCGGCGACTTCGCCACGTGGGTCGCAAAGGGAGGAAAGTGATGATCCGCCATCTGGTGCTCTTCAGGCTCAACGAGGGCGTCGAGCGCGACGACACACGGGTCGTGAAGGGCGTCGAGGCCTTCCGCGCGCTGGAGGGCACGATCCCCGGGATCCGCTTCTGGGAGCTCGGCTGGAACGTCAGCGACCGCCCCATCGCATACGACTTCGCCATCAACTCCGCCTTCGACGACGCGGAGGCGCTGCGGCGGTACGTGGAGCACCCGGACCACCAGGCGGGTGTCGCGCTGTGGCGGGAGTTCGCCACGTGGGTGATCGCGGACTACGAGTTCTGATCCCCGGCCGGTCCGGTCGCTTCGAGCCCCCTGTCAGTGCGACAGGGGGCTTCTGTGTGACATGAGTTCATTTATGCGCCATTCATCCCTCAACACGTAGTTATGGGGTGCTTGCACACAGTGCACATGTCTTGTGATGCTATGACCGCTTTTGATGGAAGAGTTGAACGATGAGTTGAAGATGACGAGGTGGAGTTGACCGTGCTGGCCAGTACCGCACCTCAGGCACCCACCTCGGAAACCCCGGAAGCCGCGGAAACCGCCCCGCCCGCTCCCCAGCGGAGCCGCGGGGCCGACACCCGCGCTCTCACCCAGGTCCTCTTCGCGCAGCTCAAGGAGCTCCAGCCGGGCACCTCGGAGCACGACCGCGTACGCGGGGCGCTCATCGAGGCCAATCTCCCGCTCGTGCGCTACGCGGCCGCCCGGTTCCGCTCCCGCAACGAGCCGATGGAGGACGTCGTCCAGGTCGGCACCATCGGGCTCATCAACGCCATCGACCGCTTCGACCCGGACCGGGGCGTGCAGTTCCCGACGTTCGCGATGCCGACGGTCGTCGGCGAGATCAAGCGGTACTTCCGCGACAACGTCCGCACGGTCCACGTGCCGCGCCGGCTGCACGAGCTGTGGGTGCAGGTCAACAGCGCGACGGAGGACCTGACCACCTCCTTCGGGCGCACCCCGACAACCTCGGAGATCGCCGCGCGGCTGCGCATCACCGAGGACGAGGTGCTGTCCTGCATCGAGGCCGGGCGGTCGTACCACGCGACCTCCCTGGAGGCCGCGCAGGAGGGCGACGGGCTGCCGGGGCTGCTGGACCGGCTCGGCTACGAGGACCCCGCGCTGGACGGCGTGGAGCACCGGGATCTCGTACGGCACCTGCTCGTTCAGCTGCCCGAGCGCGAACAGCGGATCCTGCTGCTGCGGTACTACAGCAATCTCACCCAGTCCCAGATCTCCGCGGAGCTCGGCGTCTCGCAGATGCACGTGTCGCGGCTACTCGCGCGTAGCTTCCAGAGGTTGCGGTCTGCGAACCGCATTGACGCGTAACCGCAAACGCGAGCGAGAGGTCACCGCGAGGAGCGAATCGCTCATCAGGGCGGTTGCCGACAGTTGAATGCCGAAAAGCCGTCAGACCCCCTGTTTGCAGGGCGTATTCGCGTCTCAGATGTCGACATGTCACTACAGCGTGTTGCCGACATGTGACATTCTGCGGGAAGCGCGTTTGCCAGAGCTCCGGCTCCGGTATTCAGGTGAAGGCTGCGTTCCTCAGACGGGAGCGTCCGCCGCGACCGTCCGCGACCCAAAGGGGGTGGCATGTCCGCAGAACAGGGCAGCTCGAAGGTGCTCACGCTCGCGGAGAGCGAGTCAGCTCCCCATGCTCTCGACT contains these protein-coding regions:
- a CDS encoding tRNA adenosine deaminase-associated protein, whose product is MYFAALLARTEDGWEASDTELDDVETLSDLADLAREASPDEDTVLVLIEQEDAWFGVVRVDGEEDPRIYVSDAAAAARSSYGEILLTDELLGRDPDDGDDLDALDLDGTEDGESDEDDDDAEDGAGPAGSAESVPHGPVGDALILDDLGVSEKELRLMSTEAVTEIAESLGASETLETVR
- the upp gene encoding uracil phosphoribosyltransferase translates to MRLHVVDHPLVAHKLTTLRDQRTDSATFRRLADELVTLLAYEATRDVRTEQVDIQTPVARTTGVKLSHPRPLVVPILRAGLGMLDGMVRLLPTAEVGFLGMIRNEETLQASTYATRMPEDLSGRQVYVLDPMLATGGTLVAAIQELIRRGADDVTAVVLLAAPEGVEIMERELAGTPVTVVTASVDEHLNEHGYIVPGLGDAGDRMYGAAE
- the tadA gene encoding tRNA adenosine(34) deaminase TadA; this encodes MRLALDEAAEAVRGGDVPVGAVVLAPDGATVLAAGHNEREAGGDPTAHAELLALRRAAAALGAWRLAGCTLVVTLEPCTMCAGAIQQSRVDRLVYGARDEKAGAAGSLWDLVRDRRLNHRPEVIEGVLAEECAGLLTAFFRGR
- a CDS encoding LytR C-terminal domain-containing protein encodes the protein MGGKYRIKGNKHPRMRRPRRRGRLVVLTVASVVVLGVGGWGTLQLIDVFTGGGKKASAAGDGTDCGTTTKASPSPSAKPLPQPRTITVNVLNATTRGGLAKKTADELKKRGFKIGDVGNATEQYDKKVKGTGLLLGPAAALDTSLPVLGTQLPGAERRTEAARKGAAVDLVIGDGFKELAKKPDADRALTKLATPEPAPTTKKGC
- a CDS encoding RNA polymerase sigma factor SigF — protein: MLASTAPQAPTSETPEAAETAPPAPQRSRGADTRALTQVLFAQLKELQPGTSEHDRVRGALIEANLPLVRYAAARFRSRNEPMEDVVQVGTIGLINAIDRFDPDRGVQFPTFAMPTVVGEIKRYFRDNVRTVHVPRRLHELWVQVNSATEDLTTSFGRTPTTSEIAARLRITEDEVLSCIEAGRSYHATSLEAAQEGDGLPGLLDRLGYEDPALDGVEHRDLVRHLLVQLPEREQRILLLRYYSNLTQSQISAELGVSQMHVSRLLARSFQRLRSANRIDA
- a CDS encoding type II toxin-antitoxin system VapB family antitoxin — translated: MIFKRIGNGRPYPDHGRESTRQWADVAPRPVRLDQLVTTKGQLDLETLLAEDSTFYGDLFAHVVKWQGDLYLEDGLHRAVRAALQQRQVLHARVLELD
- a CDS encoding Dabb family protein; its protein translation is MIRHLVLFRLNEGVERDDTRVVKGVEAFRALEGTIPGIRFWELGWNVSDRPIAYDFAINSAFDDAEALRRYVEHPDHQAGVALWREFATWVIADYEF